From a single Sulfolobus sp. E5-1-F genomic region:
- a CDS encoding molybdopterin-dependent oxidoreductase gives MEEDSNMMAENKGLRLSRRDFLKASVAAGVVAGLTYFASKYNFNIFVTQDRVDNEELQPGWQYSYAPSICAFCSSTCDILVETEYKNGYMRALEIDGNPLSPLNEGKVCPRGRAGIFRTYNIDRLKTPLIRTGPKGTWSFREATWEEAINYIMQNIQQLKPQPYEFLLIGGGIPCANYKPYFIPFTLGMQIPNINGTPMQTCLFSDQVPIGFVIGGFDLHATDMMDDMAYSSLIVAWGTSGIPAGIFVNRAIRYAKGIENGAYVIAIDPRMSEAASKANLWIPAKPGSDLYIAMAIINYLIQNNYYDDEFVRYYTNAPFLAYEENGVVKLLEEDYNDGTVNTYYVYDEISGKIVNVPPFTNTNKYDVNGNFIRPALYAPQGLTYNGKHVQTVFQFLAQKVSNYTLEYAAQVADVPLSQLQELAFRIATMKPMTIITGLKGFFNDQAVQFRKAYAIIMALTGNIDIRGGWVYSAVYREGVKKVVNAYNSMVSSGKTKPGILLQRPEVLEQLPVNDLPGALFAMFPIIYVYNNPSFWSHGVPALSYVYNQVLKQQGKKPAGAYTLFEESGSYVAINGQVNWNGQQYKPKIVMSYGGSPFNFKWDEYKQVLENTFYIMIDILPTEASLYADVILPDVTYLERDEFFWDDGPAMDRAIRGRWQTIPVLWPNTANGLDLFVMFAYMLNPQAGDAYIQWMSRFTGVPLDIMKSVIQQEMPKYQQYLIQNNGYPPWGSFTAKAWREAQLSVLSEELNMPKEQILQTLRNNGVIIIKTINDYFVDHERIPWDLPVATPTGRIEIYSTILYYYVIQNYGYDPVWDPIIAEIPPNWNGGYAVEEGVYHPPPAPYNEPTFKPTPPEFFFIEYKIPQFAYTSSADNPLLMAIASDSYHKDILMRAWINPITAAQLGINEGDWIAIERWKLPNPDGTIPKLIVRAHLTQWIRPDTIGVPEPFGQRNPALTTATKAVNEFGNQPVSVMWAPGRNPLGGYHMNEQFTVRVRKATFDEIQAATQLASVQTPDTLPSQQVKVTTPNTSASQSDWQQYVSYGNVSTLG, from the coding sequence ATGGAGGAGGATAGTAACATGATGGCAGAAAATAAAGGCCTTAGATTGAGTAGAAGGGACTTCTTAAAAGCTTCTGTTGCTGCTGGTGTTGTCGCGGGACTCACTTATTTTGCGTCAAAATATAATTTCAACATATTTGTAACACAGGATAGAGTGGATAATGAAGAGTTACAACCGGGTTGGCAATATTCTTATGCACCTAGTATATGCGCATTTTGTTCATCAACTTGTGATATTTTAGTAGAAACCGAGTATAAAAATGGTTATATGAGAGCTCTTGAGATCGACGGTAATCCCCTTTCACCTCTAAATGAGGGTAAAGTTTGTCCTAGAGGAAGAGCCGGAATTTTCAGAACTTACAACATAGATAGACTTAAGACTCCACTAATTAGAACAGGTCCAAAAGGTACTTGGAGTTTTAGGGAGGCCACATGGGAGGAGGCGATTAATTATATAATGCAGAACATTCAACAACTGAAACCACAACCATATGAATTCCTTTTAATTGGAGGTGGAATACCATGTGCAAACTACAAGCCTTATTTTATTCCGTTCACACTAGGTATGCAAATACCTAATATTAATGGTACTCCGATGCAAACTTGCCTATTTAGTGATCAAGTGCCAATAGGTTTCGTAATAGGAGGATTCGATCTACACGCAACCGATATGATGGACGACATGGCGTATTCTTCTTTAATAGTTGCGTGGGGTACTAGTGGAATTCCCGCTGGAATATTTGTAAATAGAGCTATAAGATATGCAAAAGGCATTGAAAACGGTGCGTATGTTATAGCGATTGATCCCAGGATGAGTGAGGCCGCATCTAAGGCTAATCTATGGATTCCAGCAAAACCAGGTTCTGATCTGTATATTGCCATGGCTATTATTAACTACTTAATCCAAAATAACTATTATGATGACGAGTTTGTGAGGTATTACACTAATGCTCCCTTCTTAGCCTATGAAGAGAACGGAGTTGTCAAATTATTAGAAGAGGATTATAATGATGGTACAGTAAATACATATTACGTTTACGACGAAATAAGTGGAAAAATTGTAAATGTACCACCATTTACAAATACTAATAAATACGATGTTAACGGTAATTTTATCAGACCAGCCTTATATGCGCCTCAAGGTTTAACTTATAATGGTAAACATGTGCAAACAGTATTCCAATTCCTAGCACAAAAAGTTAGTAATTATACGCTTGAATATGCTGCGCAAGTAGCAGACGTTCCTCTATCACAACTTCAAGAACTAGCATTTAGAATTGCAACAATGAAACCAATGACGATAATTACTGGATTAAAGGGTTTCTTCAACGATCAAGCTGTACAATTTAGAAAAGCTTACGCAATTATAATGGCTCTAACTGGTAACATAGACATTAGAGGAGGTTGGGTGTATTCTGCGGTCTACAGAGAAGGTGTCAAGAAAGTTGTAAACGCTTATAATAGCATGGTCAGTAGTGGGAAGACGAAGCCTGGTATATTACTACAAAGGCCTGAGGTATTGGAACAATTACCAGTCAATGATTTGCCTGGGGCTTTATTCGCTATGTTCCCTATCATATACGTTTATAATAATCCTTCATTTTGGTCCCATGGTGTTCCAGCGCTTAGCTATGTCTATAATCAGGTTCTAAAGCAACAAGGGAAGAAACCAGCTGGAGCTTATACATTATTTGAAGAATCTGGATCATATGTCGCAATTAATGGGCAAGTTAATTGGAATGGACAACAGTATAAACCTAAAATTGTAATGTCTTATGGAGGTTCGCCATTTAACTTCAAATGGGATGAGTATAAGCAAGTGTTGGAGAATACATTTTACATTATGATAGATATCTTACCGACAGAGGCTAGTTTATACGCAGATGTAATTCTACCGGATGTAACTTATCTAGAGAGAGACGAATTCTTCTGGGATGATGGTCCAGCTATGGATCGAGCAATTAGAGGTAGGTGGCAGACAATACCAGTATTATGGCCAAATACTGCAAATGGCCTAGACTTATTTGTAATGTTTGCATATATGTTAAATCCTCAAGCTGGAGACGCTTATATACAATGGATGTCAAGGTTCACTGGGGTACCTTTAGACATAATGAAGTCAGTTATACAACAAGAGATGCCTAAATATCAACAATATTTAATTCAGAATAACGGTTACCCACCATGGGGTAGTTTCACAGCCAAAGCGTGGAGAGAGGCACAACTTAGCGTATTGTCAGAGGAGCTAAACATGCCTAAGGAGCAAATATTACAAACCTTAAGAAATAATGGTGTAATTATAATTAAAACTATTAATGATTATTTTGTAGATCATGAAAGAATACCCTGGGACTTACCAGTTGCAACTCCAACTGGTAGGATTGAGATATATTCAACTATATTATACTATTACGTTATACAGAATTATGGATATGACCCAGTATGGGATCCAATAATAGCTGAAATACCACCAAATTGGAATGGAGGTTACGCAGTTGAGGAGGGTGTTTATCATCCACCTCCAGCGCCATATAATGAACCAACGTTCAAACCAACACCGCCAGAATTCTTCTTCATAGAGTATAAGATCCCACAATTCGCTTATACTTCTAGCGCTGACAATCCACTATTGATGGCTATTGCTTCTGATAGTTACCATAAAGATATCTTAATGAGGGCATGGATAAATCCAATCACTGCTGCACAATTAGGAATTAACGAAGGAGATTGGATCGCTATCGAAAGGTGGAAATTACCAAATCCAGACGGTACGATACCAAAACTAATCGTTAGGGCCCATTTGACTCAGTGGATAAGGCCAGATACGATTGGAGTACCTGAGCCTTTCGGCCAAAGGAACCCAGCGTTAACTACAGCAACTAAAGCAGTAAATGAGTTTGGCAATCAACCAGTATCAGTAATGTGGGCACCAGGGAGAAATCCTTTAGGTGGTTATCATATGAATGAGCAATTTACTGTTAGAGTTAGGAAAGCAACATTTGATGAAATTCAAGCCGCAACACAATTGGCAAGTGTTCAAACTCCAGATACATTACCTTCGCAACAAGTTAAGGTTACTACTCCTAATACTTCTGCTTCTCAGAGTGATTGGCAACAGTACGTCTCATATGGCAATGTTTCTACATTAGGGTGA
- a CDS encoding alpha/beta hydrolase family protein produces the protein MKSLVIHGKNSSPEKVEWLAKPLRKFGEVIVPEFEIEVKEGVEKALTYDFDCIAGHSRGGLIALITAALRGKCAIAVSAPSDRRKQKEYLSKFPPGTIQYNIYQDLLKMPEYEFDYSSLSYANRLKKVLLIHGENDEIVLKDHSITLCEMIKNNGGDCELYIIPKMKHTPLGQQYETIWNIIEDWIKRKAL, from the coding sequence ATGAAAAGTTTAGTAATTCACGGTAAGAACTCCTCACCAGAGAAAGTAGAATGGTTAGCTAAACCACTGAGGAAGTTTGGAGAAGTAATCGTGCCAGAATTCGAAATTGAAGTAAAGGAAGGTGTAGAAAAAGCGTTAACTTACGATTTTGACTGTATAGCTGGACATTCCAGAGGAGGTTTGATAGCGTTAATTACTGCTGCATTAAGAGGAAAGTGTGCTATTGCAGTTTCAGCACCATCTGATAGAAGAAAACAAAAGGAATATCTATCGAAGTTCCCTCCAGGCACAATACAATATAATATTTACCAAGATTTGCTGAAAATGCCTGAATACGAATTTGACTACTCATCACTCTCATACGCAAATAGGTTAAAGAAAGTCTTACTAATTCACGGAGAAAACGATGAAATCGTGTTAAAGGACCATTCAATAACCCTTTGTGAAATGATAAAGAACAACGGAGGAGACTGTGAGTTGTACATTATTCCAAAAATGAAGCACACGCCATTAGGACAACAATATGAGACTATTTGGAACATCATTGAAGATTGGATTAAGAGAAAAGCGTTATGA
- a CDS encoding nitric-oxide reductase large subunit codes for MSKKTKADAWSNLVLIATVLVYVVYIALAGYTLTHLPPIPSVVETENGSILFTGSEVISGKVLMQKYGLFDYGSFWGFGGYYGIDYTALALEYINQTADPSTIKVDGPTYSSITYAEAGKWIVSNDYVKAYNALYNELYNILYNNSSNYGLKPHLVNPNDLRNITSFILWGAMVSLLGYTNGFPYMPQQTQPTVNVSLSTWIMVIVLLAVLVSMVSYVSLKILDHWRDPRISILLPSPSAAQRVGLIGVFFASVLAGLQGLLGYLAMHYYADPEGILGLINFLPFNVTRALHLNMAVVWIALTWIAFSIFALPYLGVPLSRKLSFSILGLTLFAGVGLLLGILFSYNQLIPSPYWFIFGAQGKPNDVDQGTFWLLLVALILFLASLLFFKASKSTAEALRPLTRIAAIGLLGSGIGAIFGSLPIIVPWPNFTEDQFFLWIMIHSFVEGFWPSIVIPIILILLVTNDLVPPSLATMAASIDSVSEILSGMIGTAHHYYFGGEPLFWMYLGASAAILEVVPILFLTYYAILLWRRGETRTEFQKTLITTTLISAIGGGFLGGIIGGASILNAPMINYYVHGLQFTMAHAHLAFPLVWGITAILMWIAALYLSGGINENELKVLRIMILIYAIGFMLQTIDLWALGAVQLATVLKVGYWAAKGTLFYLQPIPDLIVWFRMIGDVVAGFAAAVIIIYTLKGVIKSYNVKI; via the coding sequence ATGTCTAAAAAGACTAAAGCTGACGCTTGGTCGAATTTAGTGTTAATTGCAACAGTTCTTGTATATGTAGTTTACATTGCACTAGCTGGCTACACGTTAACGCATTTGCCACCAATCCCATCAGTAGTTGAAACTGAAAATGGCAGTATACTATTCACGGGAAGTGAGGTCATAAGCGGAAAGGTACTCATGCAAAAATACGGGCTATTTGACTACGGTAGTTTCTGGGGATTCGGGGGTTATTACGGAATTGATTATACCGCCCTAGCTTTGGAATATATAAATCAAACTGCTGATCCATCTACGATAAAGGTAGACGGTCCAACATACTCTTCTATAACTTATGCAGAAGCAGGCAAATGGATAGTGTCCAATGATTACGTAAAAGCTTATAACGCGCTTTACAATGAGCTATACAACATTTTATACAATAATTCCTCTAACTACGGACTTAAACCTCATCTAGTTAACCCGAACGATTTAAGAAATATAACATCGTTTATCTTATGGGGCGCTATGGTCTCTCTACTAGGCTATACGAATGGGTTCCCGTATATGCCTCAACAAACTCAGCCCACCGTAAATGTTAGTCTCTCCACATGGATAATGGTAATTGTCCTTTTAGCAGTTTTAGTTTCAATGGTTAGTTACGTCAGTCTAAAAATACTTGACCACTGGAGGGATCCTAGAATATCCATTCTCCTTCCTTCACCCTCCGCGGCGCAAAGAGTGGGACTGATAGGAGTGTTCTTTGCCTCAGTCCTCGCAGGTCTACAAGGCTTGTTGGGATATCTAGCTATGCATTATTACGCAGATCCAGAGGGAATACTGGGATTAATAAACTTCTTGCCTTTTAACGTTACTAGGGCCTTACACTTAAACATGGCAGTGGTATGGATAGCACTTACGTGGATTGCCTTTTCAATCTTCGCGTTACCATATTTGGGTGTCCCCTTATCCAGAAAGCTCTCATTTTCTATTTTAGGTTTAACCCTATTTGCCGGAGTGGGCTTACTTCTGGGAATATTGTTCTCCTATAATCAACTGATTCCATCACCCTACTGGTTCATTTTTGGTGCTCAAGGAAAGCCAAATGACGTAGATCAAGGGACCTTCTGGTTACTCCTAGTTGCGCTTATACTCTTTCTAGCTTCTTTATTATTTTTCAAAGCTTCAAAGTCAACTGCGGAAGCTTTAAGACCATTAACTAGGATTGCTGCAATAGGTCTCTTAGGGTCTGGAATAGGTGCGATCTTTGGATCATTACCCATAATTGTCCCATGGCCGAACTTCACGGAAGACCAGTTCTTCTTATGGATCATGATACACTCGTTTGTGGAAGGATTCTGGCCCTCTATAGTAATTCCAATAATACTAATACTTTTAGTTACTAATGACTTAGTACCACCAAGTCTAGCTACGATGGCAGCGAGTATAGATTCCGTTAGCGAGATACTTTCTGGAATGATAGGTACTGCGCATCATTATTATTTTGGAGGGGAACCATTATTCTGGATGTACTTAGGAGCATCAGCAGCTATATTAGAAGTTGTCCCTATTCTCTTCTTAACTTATTACGCAATTTTACTGTGGAGAAGAGGTGAAACTAGGACTGAATTTCAAAAGACGTTAATAACTACAACTTTAATTTCAGCTATCGGAGGTGGATTTCTAGGTGGGATCATTGGCGGGGCTTCAATATTAAACGCTCCAATGATAAACTATTATGTTCATGGTCTACAATTTACCATGGCTCACGCACATTTAGCGTTCCCATTAGTATGGGGTATAACTGCTATTCTAATGTGGATCGCTGCGTTGTATTTGTCCGGTGGAATTAATGAAAACGAACTAAAGGTACTAAGAATTATGATATTAATTTATGCTATTGGATTTATGTTACAGACAATTGATTTATGGGCTTTGGGCGCTGTGCAACTAGCTACGGTTTTAAAGGTAGGTTATTGGGCAGCTAAAGGTACATTATTCTATCTACAACCTATTCCAGACTTAATAGTGTGGTTTAGAATGATTGGTGATGTAGTTGCAGGTTTCGCTGCTGCTGTAATTATAATTTATACGCTCAAAGGCGTAATTAAATCTTACAATGTTAAAATATAA
- a CDS encoding TorD/DmsD family molecular chaperone, which yields MRSLSTDFKIFSFLFLSPRYIKDVKGLVEEIKDRPYYDILKQIIQLTESYYDKVATEFTSCFINDYKHVKCPPYESWYREKTVYGISAQRVLEEYTKYGIYPKKQLPDHISAELEFVSFLLFIGQEEEARRFIREHIVSWVPKLIEDILENSKGECTKLLGTAFKQFLDYVVRTIFVVNR from the coding sequence ATGAGGTCACTATCTACAGATTTCAAAATCTTCTCATTTTTATTTCTAAGTCCTAGATATATTAAAGACGTTAAGGGACTTGTGGAGGAGATAAAGGATAGACCATACTACGATATATTAAAGCAAATAATACAATTGACAGAAAGTTATTACGATAAGGTAGCTACAGAATTCACTTCATGTTTTATAAATGATTATAAGCACGTTAAATGCCCACCTTACGAATCTTGGTATAGGGAAAAAACTGTGTATGGAATTTCAGCACAGAGAGTATTGGAAGAATATACTAAATATGGTATTTATCCAAAGAAACAATTACCTGACCACATATCTGCTGAATTAGAGTTCGTATCATTCCTCTTATTCATAGGACAAGAAGAGGAAGCTAGGAGGTTTATAAGAGAGCATATAGTAAGCTGGGTTCCAAAATTAATTGAGGATATTTTAGAAAACAGTAAAGGGGAGTGCACAAAACTGCTAGGCACAGCGTTTAAGCAATTCTTAGATTATGTAGTACGAACTATCTTTGTAGTTAATCGTTAA
- the nrfD gene encoding NrfD/PsrC family molybdoenzyme membrane anchor subunit: protein MNKFLLVWTIIFIIIGGGVLLYGMSFNPIAWANGLVTFTEPNDEPIPWGLLVIGYMFFGVIGTGVSTYNSLYEVFNKNHAEKNPFKSISLRNEWIALAVLIPGWIMVFASTFKPGEAIYIYTSFRDTSRIAWNGVLYALVGIGIILEILALIGEKRKEYRDPISRLLVWLSTKSVLVFIVGYAVLVELILDANLGSVFGYLSTWVYEFGPFMSMLFVILSFYSGIAMLSFMTPLYNRFRKVKEDRNRLSVNVVYKTLGRDGVLATIAVGFSLLWWLWLTATNQQTSPWAELMISGPYSVVFLIGGIVIGVIIPLILYGLTYKKGSGHMLVASSIFTLLGMFSIISLADIIPQSITWYYSISPISPTNSNWIYELRSTFNHGPLWTFLSFNISFYDLVFFIGSVLLFLGIYTLGVLLLPLEEDEEAKHLIFK from the coding sequence ATGAACAAGTTCCTATTAGTATGGACTATAATATTCATTATAATTGGAGGTGGAGTATTACTTTACGGTATGAGCTTTAATCCCATTGCATGGGCAAACGGCCTAGTGACATTTACTGAGCCTAATGACGAACCAATACCTTGGGGGCTTTTAGTAATCGGCTATATGTTTTTCGGAGTTATAGGTACTGGTGTAAGCACTTATAATTCACTATATGAAGTGTTCAATAAGAATCATGCAGAAAAGAATCCGTTTAAGAGTATCTCGTTAAGAAACGAGTGGATAGCACTTGCAGTACTAATACCGGGTTGGATTATGGTTTTCGCATCAACCTTTAAGCCTGGAGAAGCTATCTATATTTACACAAGCTTTAGAGATACATCAAGAATAGCTTGGAACGGTGTATTATACGCGCTTGTTGGGATCGGAATAATACTAGAAATACTAGCATTAATAGGAGAGAAGAGAAAGGAATATAGGGATCCTATTAGTAGACTCTTAGTTTGGCTATCAACGAAATCGGTATTAGTATTCATAGTTGGCTATGCAGTATTAGTAGAGTTAATATTGGATGCAAACTTAGGTTCAGTATTTGGTTATTTATCAACATGGGTTTACGAGTTCGGTCCATTCATGTCAATGTTATTTGTCATATTATCATTCTATTCCGGTATTGCGATGCTGTCATTTATGACTCCATTATATAATAGATTTAGAAAAGTTAAGGAAGATCGAAATAGGTTAAGCGTAAATGTCGTGTATAAAACACTAGGAAGGGATGGTGTATTAGCTACAATAGCAGTTGGGTTTTCACTACTGTGGTGGTTATGGTTAACAGCAACAAATCAACAAACTTCTCCTTGGGCAGAACTAATGATTTCTGGACCATATAGTGTAGTCTTTCTAATAGGTGGAATAGTAATTGGTGTGATAATTCCACTGATCCTTTACGGGCTAACATATAAAAAGGGAAGTGGCCATATGTTAGTAGCATCTTCAATATTCACGTTATTGGGAATGTTCTCGATAATTTCGTTAGCCGATATTATACCACAATCGATAACGTGGTATTATTCAATCTCACCAATATCACCCACAAATTCCAATTGGATTTACGAGCTACGTAGTACTTTCAATCATGGCCCATTATGGACATTTTTATCATTCAATATCTCATTCTATGATCTAGTATTCTTCATTGGCTCTGTCCTATTATTCCTAGGGATTTACACATTGGGCGTGTTACTATTGCCGTTAGAAGAAGATGAGGAAGCAAAACATCTTATATTCAAGTGA
- a CDS encoding TIGR00266 family protein, translating to MPQYEILGNDLQYLKVILGDGESIYADAGHILAKGASVNLQTKLKGGFFGGLKRLITGGTFFVTELYGPGEVYLSTIFPGKVIQIPLEGGTILAEAHSFLAAENTINYDSQLAKLSVGWLGGEGLFLAKFNGVGNLFMHSYGEAIVKDLAPGETMQIEASHLLAFQSGMNYNIETVGGLRSILFAHEGIFFVRIQGPGRVWLHSLTAQQLASVLAPYLPKVEQG from the coding sequence ATGCCACAATATGAAATATTAGGAAACGATCTTCAGTACTTAAAGGTAATATTAGGGGATGGAGAGTCTATTTACGCTGACGCTGGTCATATACTAGCTAAAGGAGCATCTGTAAATCTACAAACTAAGCTTAAAGGAGGATTTTTTGGTGGGCTGAAAAGGTTAATAACTGGAGGTACGTTTTTCGTAACAGAACTCTATGGCCCTGGAGAAGTATATCTTTCAACTATATTTCCGGGAAAGGTCATTCAAATACCCTTAGAAGGAGGTACAATACTAGCTGAAGCCCATTCCTTTTTAGCAGCTGAAAACACCATCAACTACGATTCACAATTGGCAAAGTTAAGCGTAGGATGGCTTGGGGGAGAAGGATTATTTCTTGCCAAATTTAATGGCGTTGGTAATCTATTTATGCACTCCTATGGCGAGGCCATAGTGAAGGATTTAGCCCCTGGAGAAACGATGCAAATTGAGGCATCACACTTGTTAGCATTTCAAAGCGGAATGAATTACAATATAGAGACAGTTGGTGGGCTAAGATCAATACTATTCGCACATGAAGGAATATTCTTCGTAAGGATTCAAGGACCAGGAAGAGTATGGCTACATTCATTGACTGCACAGCAATTGGCATCTGTACTAGCACCCTACTTGCCAAAGGTAGAACAAGGTTAA
- a CDS encoding 4Fe-4S dicluster domain-containing protein → MSTQISNPYTQFGNTQPCEHWGFVVKVDQCLGCDACVAACTIENQTPFWQGLFRTHVEDLELGEYPNTQRVFVPRLCMQCENPPCYYVCPTGATQIVAGGIVVVDEYKCMGCLYCVEACPYGARYFYTYEDIEKSKEYYGLNSIHVVPHVDKCTFCYGTAPEGTYTPACVRTCPGHARVFGCLDDPNSEVSVLVNTGQAVVLNPELNVQPKVFYVFNRQLGRGEGDNS, encoded by the coding sequence ATGTCCACCCAAATTTCAAATCCATATACGCAATTTGGAAATACCCAACCATGCGAACACTGGGGATTCGTAGTTAAGGTAGACCAATGTCTAGGTTGTGATGCTTGTGTTGCGGCATGTACAATAGAAAATCAAACGCCATTTTGGCAAGGTCTATTTAGAACTCACGTTGAAGATCTAGAATTAGGAGAATATCCCAACACTCAAAGAGTCTTCGTACCTAGATTATGTATGCAATGTGAAAATCCACCATGCTACTATGTCTGTCCAACCGGCGCTACTCAGATAGTTGCTGGAGGTATTGTAGTAGTTGATGAGTACAAATGCATGGGATGCCTTTATTGTGTTGAGGCATGTCCATATGGTGCTAGATACTTCTACACTTACGAGGATATTGAGAAATCTAAAGAATATTATGGATTGAATTCAATTCACGTGGTTCCACATGTAGATAAATGTACCTTCTGCTACGGTACAGCCCCAGAAGGTACTTATACCCCTGCATGTGTAAGAACTTGTCCGGGTCACGCTAGGGTATTTGGATGTCTTGATGATCCTAATAGTGAGGTTAGTGTATTGGTTAATACTGGGCAGGCAGTAGTGTTAAATCCAGAATTAAACGTTCAACCTAAAGTTTTTTACGTGTTTAATAGACAGCTCGGTAGAGGAGAAGGTGATAACTCATGA
- a CDS encoding ATP-binding protein has product MSFQNPWWIDRNKILEDEHVKKAKVIISPINENALILGPRQVGKTTFLKTTIKTLLEREDPKSILFFTCDAFSRKEELIGLINEYRTLINREKRAYIFLDEITSIDDWNNALLHLFNAFYFNNSLVYVTGSSSINLRKEMLPGRPIKKYAFYPLNFRVYFNTFYRKLLSEGDHIRIDEKDKIYELAINLSPYISELNKALLEYVKRGGFFATLFSENPLSLYEIYKDAILSEFLKTERKENLFKFITRKLIESYGSRISDNTIAKDLNVSHTTVGDYLDVMEKLFIIRVFRKVENNEVNYRSLKKVYFIDPFFFRVMKIYSVGKDVEEYEIPLIIEGIVGEHLAREYKEVGYLHFKSSREVDFYVNNVKVEVKWREKEHKKYNKVDFLLTIDEFKKSDHQVTLPISIFLYLISSDKVFYEI; this is encoded by the coding sequence ATGAGCTTTCAAAACCCTTGGTGGATTGACAGAAATAAAATACTCGAAGATGAGCACGTAAAAAAGGCTAAGGTTATAATATCACCTATTAATGAAAATGCTTTGATTTTAGGACCTAGACAAGTTGGAAAAACCACATTCCTCAAGACTACTATAAAGACATTACTAGAGAGAGAAGATCCTAAATCTATTCTTTTCTTCACGTGTGACGCGTTTTCGAGGAAAGAGGAATTAATAGGTTTAATTAACGAGTACAGAACGCTAATTAATAGGGAGAAGAGGGCATATATATTTTTAGATGAGATAACGTCAATAGATGATTGGAATAACGCTTTACTACACTTATTTAACGCATTCTATTTTAACAATTCTCTAGTTTACGTTACTGGTTCGTCTTCAATAAATCTAAGAAAAGAGATGTTACCAGGTAGACCGATAAAGAAGTACGCATTTTATCCTTTGAATTTCAGAGTGTACTTTAATACGTTCTACAGAAAGTTGTTATCTGAGGGTGATCATATTAGGATTGATGAGAAGGATAAGATATATGAACTCGCTATAAATCTCTCTCCGTATATTTCTGAGCTAAATAAGGCACTATTGGAGTACGTTAAGCGTGGTGGGTTCTTCGCAACATTATTTTCTGAAAATCCATTATCACTTTATGAGATTTACAAGGATGCAATACTTTCGGAGTTCTTGAAGACTGAGAGAAAGGAAAACTTGTTTAAGTTCATAACTAGAAAATTGATTGAGAGTTATGGTAGTAGGATTTCGGACAACACGATTGCTAAAGATCTAAACGTTTCACACACTACTGTAGGCGATTATCTAGACGTCATGGAAAAATTATTCATTATAAGGGTTTTCAGAAAGGTTGAGAATAATGAGGTAAATTATAGGAGTTTAAAGAAAGTTTATTTCATTGACCCGTTCTTTTTCAGAGTTATGAAGATTTATAGTGTTGGAAAGGACGTGGAGGAATACGAAATACCTTTGATTATAGAAGGAATAGTGGGTGAGCATTTGGCTAGGGAATATAAGGAGGTTGGATATTTACACTTTAAGAGCAGTAGAGAGGTTGATTTTTACGTTAACAATGTGAAAGTTGAGGTTAAGTGGAGGGAAAAAGAGCATAAAAAGTATAACAAAGTTGATTTCCTCTTAACGATTGACGAATTTAAGAAAAGTGACCATCAAGTCACTTTACCGATTTCAATTTTCCTTTACCTCATTTCATCTGATAAGGTATTTTACGAGATCTAG